In Panicum virgatum strain AP13 chromosome 5K, P.virgatum_v5, whole genome shotgun sequence, the genomic window cactttactgggatccacagagatgccctcagcagatatgacatgaccgaggaatggcacttctttcagccagaagtcacacttgctgaatttggcataaagctggtgctctctcagacgctgaagtactatgcgaagatgatgagcatgttcttcctcattcttggagtagatcaagatatcatcgatgaagaccacgacgaacttgtctaactccggcatgaataccgaattcatgaggtacatgaaataggctggagcattggttaatccaaaggacatcaccaaatactcgtataacccataacgagtagagaaggctgtttttggtatatccaccggtctgatttttatctggtgatagccagatcgaagatctatttttgagaataccttagctccggctagttgatcaaaaagaatatcaatacgaggaagtggatatttgtttttgatggtcactgcattcagaggtcgataatccacacatagtctcagtccgtgatctttcttcttcacgaacagagccgggcaaccccaaggtgaggtgctcggtcggatatagcctttatccagcaactcttgtaactggatttttaattcagctaactcattCGGAGTCATTCgatatggccttcgagatataGGCGCTGTGCCAggttgtaactcaatgacaaactcaatatctcgatcgggaggcatgccaggcaagtcttccggaaacacatcggggtattcacaaaccaccagAATTATTTCTAGAACTTTCCCCTCCagatggtatatgacagtggctagaattgcatgctgggaaagatgaatgtccatagaaccatacatggaagagttgaactgaaggatacgagaagaggtattgatgataacgccatgcttcttcatccaattcattccaagtatgatatctatcccttgacttggaaggacaatgggaGTGAGTGGAAAATTTTTCCCACCCAACGTAAGGGGAATatttcgaactacttggccagcatttaaccgggtgccaggtgtctgaataatgTATGGTCTCTCTAAGCAtgttacttgtaagtgaagtcgtgccacacatgcttcactgataaaattatgagatgcttcagaatcaaatagcacagtaacagggcagtgattaacggagaacgtacccgccatcacttgggtgccctccggaacttcctccagagtggtgtagttcacacgaccagtcttggcaggtacaaccttctttttctgatctttctgactggaaccttgactcagtgctggagtcttgtagatgttctgccgaggtggcagacggcagtctcatgcaaagtgccccaggttaccataattgtaacaggggtagttgttggggcgtggagcttgtagcattaggggcctctgctgctgtatCGGAAAACGAGGTACCCAcggctgctgttgctggggtggcctagcgacccaacggccctgctgtggaggacggtttgaagcctgctgattccctgttTGAACCAGCTTGTatctctggggtgcattgctggaggatccagcaggtgcctttctcttcttgtcaGCTTTGTGTGCCAGCGTGGCATCTTCGTGCAtgatggccttattaaccagaTCAGTAAAGTTGTTGCAAGTAGTGAGAGCCAGTTTGTCCTGGAGCTTTGTACtaagtccccttctgaagcaatcctgtttcttctcatcagtatccacatgaaaaccgccGTACTGGGATAACtgattgaaggtttgagcatattgCAGCACGGTGTTGGTCCCTTGtttcagggctaggaactctgccatctttcgcCTCATTAAGCTCGTAGGGATGTGGTGAGCTTTAAacgctgccacaaactcatcccaagtgagacgtgtaccagcgggaagtagagccttgtgattgacccaccatatttttgcaggtcctcgcagctgttgtgctgcaaaggcggctttgtccatctctgtgcagttgaggatgctgaacttatcctcaatggtgcgaatccaggcatcagcctcaaggggatcatcggccttatggaacagaggtggctgggtggccagaaaaccgacatagtcagtttctgctagtgctagcgggggagcatgtcgacctctgccggcattgacctgggattgcaccagttgccttattAGCTCAGTCTGCTCGTTGCGGTCCGCGATAAGAGCcgcaacagcttgagccaaagagggaggttgttggggcagtgcctcgtgattctcattgtcatgattatcacccatctgcaaaaagaatcattcccctggttagccatttcgctagcaagactaatccatgcaagtaaagaatgtgcatatataatatgaacacacggcatgaatcatttctctcgcgagatggttcaccaagggaattaAAATTTACTTGCTTCGGTTGAAACCGTCTCACTCAACAATTTCCTTCCAGAGTAGTTCTAACGTATGCAAAACTAAACCTCGCTCAACAATGTTTCAGATTCGAAGACGATCAAAACACAACTCAAATCTGAAATTCACACACTGACAGAAAAGATCATTACGGGAGTAAAAATTTACAttaagcagccacgctgcttcagCTGGAACAAGGTTCAGTACAAACCAAGCCGTGCTACGGCATCAAACTAGCATGGGAGAAGGGCTCACAAACGACCCTACAACACACCACTACTAAAAGAAAGGTCTTGCCcgacccggctacacaccatACTAGCGAGGagttatcctacatgactcgaactactgagccacaaaagaattctcaacccaaggttagcctagagcATTATGTTGGTCATtctacccaactatcctacagttaggctacactgcaaggggagaatcaacactatcccgctgcgtcctcacggagtcccaggtcccgactcgactccagacactccctcgatctcctcagggtcctcttcctcttcttcttcttctggctcctcctctgctgcctcggcctccatctctgctgctgcctgcacctgagcctgagcgtcctcaatccactcctgggcctgctgaagctgcccctcaaggtgctgcaccatctgagtcctgttctctaactcctcctgcaactcctgaatcctgatcttcctcgctctggacttggccttcagggccttgatcttgtcctgggtaccaatcatgtgctgctcatggaggtgagcctctcgagccttgctcctgcatatcgcattttcctcgcgcagctgctcatacatgttgctcaaagctgaggagtagctgaacgagagtgctgtcctgacattgtagtcgggcatcatgtagttcaggttgcggttcacccgatctgtataggcctgagtagtctcatccctcagaggaaacacactgtaaggagtatctatcacctctgcattatgcttctctgagaactcctcaatggccttcctagctgcaatctcccaggagtctgctagcttcctaccatagacagtgagctgccacgagtcccagtccaagcgagcggggcaagcaggaatcttcacaaccatctgacagcgctcggtgcccagcaagctagactcgtgtccggagtactgtgggggctcagtgtagtcaaacgccctgagcatctgccacagcagacgaggaaagtggccggtgtggagggcattggagtgcgcccaaccctcagcgtccacgatcacgtgcgtgaagctagccatctgtaagaacacatagcgctaaCGTAAGTCACAGATTTTTAAAAGAACAGATTTAAACTTGGTaacgcaacacaaataaatttttaagaacacatagtaaaaacatggtgaGTACTATATATAGTATGtgttgtagcagcaccgtcctaattaaaccggcttaaatgcactaaccatcatcttaatacttaatcaagttactgtgcacttaaaacggtgtaacctgacaggctgtcgggtaaaatcccgattaaactactgtactccaggatcacaatggcacttagacccgtacgaagacgagcacaggtgttaccagcatacagaaatcttcaaattaatttacaacacaggttttacataaaagcctTAAAACAAGCgacagagtttaaaacacagcggaagtttaaaactgagttcgaaatacaatacgatagctacgacgacgataaaaggtgagctccacatcctgcccaccgatgtgacgctaacctgcccaatcttcacggggaagacggggcccactcgacggtccaacctggaggaagcggctgtccaatccaggacgcacatatctcctcgaagtccgcagggacacaacctgctcagaagggttacaacaacaaccctgagtatactaatactcagcaaggcttacccgactttgggtatacttagcccattacctagacatgcaaagctttttggctctgaagttcttttgctgaaaagctgctagaagtgaatccttactttcaatattttagctccgtttagtatctcaagtattaactaagtttgcctaatcatctagagcacacatggtagattaGATTAATTCTTCAGAACAACAGGTAAAGCATTCCATCGCTACCTTCCaatacttattccacttcttactacgatgtgacgcagtgaccaaggttctcttaaccgagagagacggcgaatcgatccgatttaaccttgcaaggtggacctaactcacacgacacatgtaagccccgccgggccatgcgcgtcaactgttcccacattaccacggcatctgaactacgcctgctaaaacccaggtgatgggcccctcgcggtgaactcccggagaacccggaggcggcatcctatccaacacccgccaactcccacgcccagcatagcatggcggaattcaaatcaccgctgtaatgtggtacacagcttaccggtttcgactacctcctacttccggtatgtggttagtactgttcaaactcggtcatcagggccaacaacggtacggtcctcaattgacacaggcgggagttcattttctcacctaatccaactcattcccgcccggtctctaattctttttactcatcaaCATATTcccaagccaaagctaagggatcaagatcctaaactcgcgagtgacagcaatcactcgacttctaccgaaatcctatttagcaaagcatttctatcgacacctgcatactagtataggcccacggtacctagggaaaacatgcatactatggttccattcaactcctagacataaatgcacaatacttaaatagacattgaataattttaaattatggttatgctccggggcttgccttgcaggtcagcggggttaactaggtctccgggggcgtgctcaacggcgtcctcctgctgcgctcctgctcgtggctcctggaccggctcagcaactagctcgtggacagcgtcgttcgtggcgtctacacgaataaaatatgtcatgcaacagTTAGGATACAGAGTAATGCATAAGAGCTTATGATGCGAAAACAAAGTTTaaacatttagcctgaagtgtttccttcgaaaacaactactaaaacgacttaggttagcatggattaacaggaatttgctttgcatgcatgaaacaattaaCTAACCCTAGTAAGCAAACGAAGTACAaatagatctacccaaaagCGCATAGCAACAagccatgaaacttttacagtggactaAACATGAAATGAGTAATCCACTGCGAATTtcccataatttttagagcaacagaaaaaggggtacaaaataaactaccTTAAACGCAAACTGAATTTTTCAGCAGAGCAAAAGTGGTAATTCacatgcacaagtatttttcctcagaagcttgtgattttagaaacctaacaaaatttattttgcatttttaccacttttctacgaatttatatgcATTTAGGAACTTTCAGCCAAAAATAAGAAATAAACACAAAAGATAAAACATAAAAGGGAGGGGGGGCTGACCGCCGGGGCCCACCCGACAGGGAGCCCGGCCCAGCTCCCGTCCCCCCCAATCCTCTGTTCTGCCCGCACGGGCGGCCGGCGCTGGTTgggcagcccgcggcggcgctccccgccggcgaggctgaccggcggcgcagcggcggccgggccgAGGCCCCAGGCGGCCGGGGCAgggcggcgaggcaggcgcaggcgcgcgcgtagggcggcgcagggcagggcgcggcagcccgcggcggcgccgggcaggacgcgcggcggcggccgcgttcCGGCCTGGCCCGGGCCGGCCGGTGGCGGGGGCGGGCGGCTTGAGCTCCGGGAAGGCAcggcggccctagggcgcgcgtcaatggcgaggggcggcgcccaGGGAGAGCCGGTGGCGTgcgcgcagaggcggcggcgcgttccgcggcggcgcggcggccaaacggcggcggcgcagcgtggATTCGGTTGGGGAAAAAGTCGAGAAGCTCGAGCAGGCCGCGGGGAAGCTTACCGGGGATCGATTTtgggcggaggatggccggaaaGTGGTCGTCGACGAGAGGGGCGAAGCTCGGGGCGGAGCTTGACGAAGATAGCAATGGCGGACGGCGTCTGGGGCTTGACttcggccggggtagggcacggccgcgctcgtggatggatggaggagcttcggggcgaggtcgCGCAGCTCGGAGTGCGACGAATtgaggcggggcggcgagggttGGCCGGAGCGACGAGCGACGACGATTTCGCTCGGTtctgctcgctcgagctcgacctagctcagaggaaggaggaaggaggattaGGACGGCCCGGGAAGCTTCGAGGCGTCCGtgagaggagaagagcggcgccgggcgcgattgccgacgcgtggacgcgctcgccggcgaccacagCGGCGGTATGGGCATCGGGTTCACAGTGACGAGCAGGAGAAGCACTGTTTACTCGTTTGAATGATTTTGGCTCGAATTTGAAcagttgaaactccaaatttcatatgggaacatgaaatttggccaaaacaaaagttgtagagaaaaagaagatctacaactttcgttttgggcgaaagttgattcgaagctctgatcaaggacaaaaacgagatcgaacatagctaagtagatgtttactatgcaaacacgattagcgttaacgacgaatttgagtccacacttagcgagttaactcatgattagcgagacgattaacacaggggtgttacatgTGTTTTGACTTTTATCACTCTGCCGTGTCGATCCTGTCAGCAAAGTCTTACAACCTTTATGTTGCTCTTTTTCCCCCCACAACGATGAAGAGATTAGCTGATGCATATATGAGCTGTACAGGATCGAAGTTGCGTTTGCCGATGGCCGCATGCATGGTAAGCTAGCCAATGTTCCTTCCCGAGATACCTGCATTAGCTTCGAACATTAAGGGCTCCTTTGGAACGCGGGTGAAACACAGGAATGCATTCTCTAGGAATGGCTGACGTCATCAGCCCTTTGGTTCATGGGAAAATTTCCAGAGGAACAACGGAGGAATCGATGGAGGAAAGGATTTGCTCTCACTGTGACCGTAGAAAACGAAAAATCTGGTTCGAGCTCGTGGAAACCAAAGGAACCAGCCGCTTTCCTATCCTACGGTTTCCTCCATCCTGCGTTTTTCCTGCGCCAATCTTGTGTGCCAAAGAGGCCCTAAGTGTTTCTTGCCATATGAAGCATATAGTATTCATAGAAGGTGTTCTACAGTAGAAGTATAGTTTAGAGTTTAGAATTTAGGGTTTAGTTGAGGGACAAGTCAGGCTTTACATCCTTAAACTCTGGGTTGAATCTGGCTTTCAATCTTGAATTATGAAATCATTCACTTTTTAGCTCTCAACTATCAAAACTATCCAATTTTCGATCATGGCTTAATTTTGGGGTGGTAGTGGTTTCGTGTGACATGGTGTTGACGTGGCAACATGGCCAAGGCTAAAATAACCATCGTGTTTTAAAATTGGTAGCACATCATCTCTGACAAGAATTTATTGTATGGCATGTCAATAAAGTCGCCATCATTGTTCATTCACTAATCGCTAGTAGTCAGATTAATATGCACTTACCCAGAACCAATCATGTCTTCTTCCATCGCAAAAGAGGTTTTCTATTGGATTATTAACCTTTttcttttcgcaaaaaaaaatgtttaagCACCTTGGTGTTCCCTTGTTGATCAGGACAATCAGCTGGAGTTTGAGAAGCTTGTAAAAGTGAAGGAGCAACCGGTGGCTGGCACGCTGTACTATTTCACAATCGAGGCAAAGGATGGGGAGGCCAAGAAGCTCTACGAAGCACGGGTCTATGAGTGTCCATGGATGAACCTCACGGAGTTGGCGGACTTCAAGCCCGCTGATTGCTGAAGATTTTGTGCATGTCTTGCATGGACTCTATCATGCTACCAATCAAATAGATGAATTTTCTCTATTTCGGATCTATTTGGTAGAGCTTTATCTGACTCTGATTCTCTATAGGAGTTGATTATGTGAGAGCAGTGATTCTATAGCTGAAAATGATTCTCTTTAATTTTGTAGCATAAATTTTTAAAATCAGGATGGAGAATTACTCCATAAAATTAGGAGAAGCTACTTTTTTCGGATCCCAGCGTTCTAGTTCATTTCGAATCAGCAGAGAGTCACTTGTCAATGTAAAACTGTTTGGGAGAGCTCCTTGAGAATCAGCTCTCATCTGAGAAACTCTGTCAAACTCAACCTTTATACAACATAGCAGTATCTGTTTTCCCAGGTCAAATCCACTGCATGTGCAGACGTTTTTATCTCTCGTTCGTAGTGATAGTGACAATTTGATGGGCGTTTACTTTCTGAGTACAAGGTTTTACAACCTTATGGACGGAGACGGCCAATGCAGTGTAGCTGCAATATGAAATCTGCAAACATGTACATGAGGTTCATCTGTGGTTTGGCTAGGAAAATTCTCCGAAGAGCAAGCTTGCTGCATCAGAAATGTTTCGCTCTGTTCAGGCTTGAATAATGGTCGCAGAAAATATTAATTGTGGTTCAATCGCTCTTCATGTCAGATGTCCAATTGCCCAAAAGAAGAATGTGCTGATTGTTAGGTTGATCTCCACCAGACTTGGCCCAACGGTCATGTTTGGGCCCTTGACTCGCGCCCTGatcaggggcgcccagcccaagaagagactggtgggcccccgttgcgcagccctataaagaggaggtggggactggCAGCTAAGGGTATGAGGTTCGTCGCTGCCGCCACCGGTTCCCCACTTCAAACCCTAGACTGATCGAGAGGGAGGGCTGACAGCGTCGGGAAGCTccaccggcgccggcctcctcacCACGCCGCCATCGACCATCTCGCTGCCGCTCCTGTTCTGCGTCGTCTTCGTCTGTGCATCACGGCGGCCTCAACCACTACGCCTCCGGCAAACTGCGACAGCTGCTGCACGGTGCCAAGGTGGCGGTACGGGCTACAACCGATGTTTTTCCCCAACAGAAAGTGAGTTATCCCGATCGATCTACTACTAGAAGTTACATCTGATTTAcaatggtaccagagccgatCTAGTGTTGTAGTTCGAGATGGGAAAAGAAGATTCAGTCACgaatcaaagaaaagaaagaagaaattcGATGAAAATCAAAGAACAGTaaacaaaccctaaccctaggtaCAGAAAAGAGGCGGCCGGGCTTACCCGGGCCTTGCCGCTGGCACCAATGCCGGTGACGGCCGCGCGGCTCGAACACCAGAGCGCCGGATTGCCGACGTGCCATCGCCTCCGCGCAAGGGATCAGAAGATTCCAGCCGCTGCTCGACGCGAGGGCTCGAGCACCATCGCGCGGCCGCTCGACGGCTGCACGCTCACTCTCTGGTgggcgcgcacgccggcgagggggcccgtggtggcgccgccacctccagcGAGCTGTGCGTGGCAGCCACCGCTCCATGCCAAGAAAAGAATAGAAAGAAAGGGAGCTCGAGGGTCACTGGCCAtggggccggcggccggagctcgcagcacgccggcgagggggcaaagcggcggcgctgaccaCCCCCTCCGGCCGCGCAGGAGCTGCCGCTAATCGAGAGCTGGGAGAAGGAGGAAAGGTAAAGAAGAGAAACTAGGAGCTCGAGGGTCGTTGGCCGTCGTCCGACGGCCGGAGCTCGCGACTGCGCCGGCGAgggtctccggcggcggcgccaccggctcGGACCGGGAAAGGAAGGGCGAAATGCCCTAGGGTTTGGGGAGAAACTGCTCGGCCGGCGGTTTTGATTGGACGAGAACTGCGGACGGCCGTCGGATTCGATCCGACGGCCAGCGACGACCGAGCGCCTCACGGGCTGCTTTCGGCCCAAGAGGGGATCGCGCGGAGGCCGAATgcccggcccaggcccaggttgtGGCCTGGGACGCGGGTGCGCCGCGCGCCTGAGCAGGCCTCGGGCCGATTTTGGCTACTGGGCCACATGCGAAGGGGCGGGCAGCTGGGCTGCGTGCACAGAAACGGCCACATGCATAGTAACATCTGAAAATTGTTTCATTCAATTTCAGAACCTTTTAATTGATGAATTTTGTACTGTTTTGACTCTCTAATCATTTTGCACCACAGTGAAAATTGTTTAGAGAGTGAATGAATACAAAGATGCTTGTGAATGAGTGTTTTATTCAGTTCCAGTTGCAAA contains:
- the LOC120710213 gene encoding cysteine proteinase inhibitor 1-like, translated to MSAEETEAAALALAEESDMRCGRVCDAPGRENDQDAIDLARFAVDAHNKNADNQLEFEKLVKVKEQPVAGTLYYFTIEAKDGEAKKLYEARVYECPWMNLTELADFKPADC